Proteins encoded within one genomic window of Acinetobacter sp. WCHA55:
- the rutD gene encoding pyrimidine utilization protein D — protein MNVNIFPSHITDADYVVLSSGLGGHAEFWQPQIQALQTKFHVLTYDQEGCHENSTLLKLDYCIHDLGQQLLLILKQQHIQRFHFIGHALGGFIGAELACLCQLTAYRMLSITILNGWDTLDAHTYKCFETRINLLKCAGTEAYVKAQALFLYPPAWISANIESIQKQEQLQIQNFPPHENVLRRLSALMGFQLSEEIRATLQNIPMHLIANQDDFLVPYQRSLGLKQLFPHARLTLLARGAHAATVTETVLMNKEMLGFLTVQECFV, from the coding sequence ATGAATGTAAACATTTTTCCATCTCATATCACCGATGCTGATTATGTGGTTTTATCATCAGGTTTAGGTGGGCATGCGGAGTTTTGGCAGCCACAAATTCAAGCCTTACAAACCAAATTTCATGTCTTAACCTATGATCAAGAAGGTTGTCATGAAAACAGTACATTATTAAAACTAGATTATTGCATACATGATTTGGGACAGCAGCTTTTGCTGATTTTAAAGCAACAGCATATTCAACGATTTCATTTTATTGGTCATGCATTGGGCGGCTTTATTGGTGCCGAATTAGCATGTTTATGTCAACTGACAGCGTATCGTATGTTGTCAATCACGATTTTAAATGGCTGGGATACGCTAGATGCACATACTTATAAATGCTTTGAAACACGAATCAATCTTTTAAAATGTGCTGGAACAGAAGCTTATGTCAAAGCGCAAGCATTGTTTTTATATCCACCAGCTTGGATTTCAGCAAATATAGAAAGTATTCAAAAACAAGAACAGTTACAAATTCAAAATTTTCCACCGCATGAAAATGTATTGCGACGGCTAAGTGCTTTAATGGGCTTTCAACTGAGCGAAGAGATACGAGCGACTTTACAGAACATACCGATGCATTTAATTGCAAACCAAGATGATTTTCTCGTGCCTTACCAACGTTCACTGGGCTTAAAACAGCTATTCCCTCATGCTCGACTGACGCTTTTAGCGCGTGGTGCTCATGCAGCGACTGTAACCGAAACAGTACTGATGAATAAGGAAATGTTGGGCTTTTTAACCGTGCAGGAATGTTTTGTTTAG
- a CDS encoding ArsR/SmtB family transcription factor, with translation MNTGLEITSMRDSAEVVVSILKSLANTDRLLILCHLSQQELNVSQIEEITDIKQPTLSQQLMMLRKSDVVNTRRDGKQIYYSIKDERMIEVLNTLYNLYCPKPRL, from the coding sequence ATGAACACAGGACTTGAAATAACGTCTATGCGCGACTCTGCTGAAGTTGTTGTGAGTATTTTAAAATCTTTAGCCAATACTGATCGTTTATTAATTTTGTGTCATTTGTCGCAACAAGAACTTAATGTTTCTCAAATTGAAGAAATTACCGATATCAAACAGCCGACTCTTTCCCAACAATTAATGATGCTACGTAAAAGTGATGTGGTAAATACGCGCCGTGATGGTAAACAAATTTACTACTCCATAAAAGATGAACGCATGATTGAAGTTTTAAATACTTTGTACAACTTGTACTGCCCAAAACCACGCCTCTAA
- a CDS encoding SulP family inorganic anion transporter, whose protein sequence is MSDWNRRLSLYLPAWQWLKHYDTPTFKSDLLASFIVIAMLVPQGMAYAMLAGLPPITGLYASIIPMIIYAIIGGSPTLSIGPVAIISMMTFATLNSMFEVGSPVYIQAACLLALMVGVISLLLGLFRFGFLIQLISHPVIQSFIIASALLIALGQLKFIVDLPLKANNIPEFVVSVWQYISLTHIGTLLFGLCAIAFLIYVPKLLNTNALKGWFGSTVLLSRTIPLFLVVTSIALVYFFQLQTLGIKTVGIIPSGMPPLDMPYWNWSLVLQLLPGATMIAMISFVESLSIAQATALQNRSQLNSNQELIALGLANISAGFSSAFPVTGSLSRTVVNADAGAQTPMAGVLSSLLIIVVSLYFTGFFQDLPLAILAATIIVSIWKLVDFKPFIEAWKYSKADGIAMWITFFGVICIDISTGLIIGMISTFLLLLWRISRPHIAVIGLVEGTQHFRNVERHQVQTTPQVLSMRIDESLTFLNANILKGELINAVSQQPELAHVVINCSSVSSIDLSALEMLEDINLELAKQNIQLHLSEIKGPVMDRLQNSKLLKHLSGNVFLTHYQAIQTLSPQLLKTS, encoded by the coding sequence ATGTCTGATTGGAATCGTCGTCTAAGCCTTTATCTCCCCGCATGGCAGTGGCTCAAGCACTATGACACGCCGACGTTTAAGTCAGATTTACTTGCATCGTTTATTGTCATTGCCATGTTGGTTCCTCAAGGCATGGCCTATGCCATGTTGGCAGGCTTACCACCAATCACAGGGTTATATGCCAGCATTATCCCAATGATTATTTATGCCATCATTGGTGGTAGCCCCACACTTTCCATTGGCCCTGTTGCTATCATTTCGATGATGACCTTTGCAACTTTGAACTCGATGTTTGAAGTTGGTTCACCTGTTTATATACAAGCGGCATGTTTATTGGCTCTGATGGTCGGTGTCATTTCCCTGCTGTTGGGTTTATTTCGCTTTGGTTTCCTCATCCAATTGATTAGCCACCCCGTCATCCAAAGTTTCATTATTGCGTCTGCTTTGCTGATTGCTTTGGGTCAGTTGAAGTTTATTGTCGATCTACCTTTAAAAGCCAACAATATCCCCGAGTTTGTGGTAAGTGTTTGGCAATACATCAGTTTAACTCACATAGGTACGCTGCTGTTTGGACTGTGTGCAATCGCATTTCTAATTTATGTACCAAAGTTGCTGAATACTAATGCCTTAAAAGGTTGGTTCGGATCGACCGTATTACTTTCGCGTACCATTCCTTTATTTTTAGTAGTTACTTCGATTGCCTTGGTCTATTTTTTCCAACTGCAAACGCTTGGAATAAAAACGGTTGGAATCATTCCATCTGGTATGCCTCCACTCGACATGCCGTATTGGAACTGGTCTTTAGTTCTTCAACTTTTGCCAGGTGCAACCATGATCGCGATGATCAGTTTTGTTGAATCACTTTCCATTGCTCAAGCTACGGCGTTACAAAACCGAAGCCAACTTAATAGCAACCAAGAACTTATCGCTTTAGGTTTAGCCAATATCAGTGCAGGTTTCAGTTCAGCCTTTCCTGTAACAGGCAGCCTTTCTCGTACTGTCGTAAATGCAGATGCAGGCGCTCAGACCCCTATGGCTGGTGTGCTCTCTTCGCTGTTGATTATTGTAGTGAGCTTATACTTTACCGGTTTCTTTCAGGATCTTCCTTTAGCTATTTTGGCTGCAACGATTATCGTCTCGATATGGAAACTTGTGGACTTTAAACCCTTCATCGAAGCATGGAAGTATTCCAAAGCAGATGGTATCGCGATGTGGATTACCTTTTTTGGTGTTATCTGTATTGATATTTCAACGGGTTTGATTATTGGCATGATCTCAACCTTTCTTTTATTACTTTGGCGGATTAGCCGACCACATATCGCTGTAATTGGCTTAGTCGAGGGGACACAACATTTTCGCAATGTTGAACGCCATCAAGTTCAAACAACGCCACAAGTACTGTCGATGCGTATAGATGAAAGCCTAACTTTCTTAAATGCCAATATATTGAAAGGTGAGCTGATCAATGCTGTGAGTCAACAACCTGAGTTAGCCCATGTCGTCATTAATTGCTCCAGTGTGAGTAGTATCGACTTGAGTGCATTAGAAATGCTGGAAGATATCAATCTAGAACTGGCCAAGCAAAACATTCAGCTACATTTGTCCGAAATAAAAGGCCCTGTGATGGATCGACTACAAAACTCAAAGTTATTGAAACATTTGAGTGGGAATGTCTTTTTAACTCACTATCAAGCCATTCAAACCCTTTCCCCTCAGCTGCTTAAAACCTCATAA
- the sstT gene encoding serine/threonine transporter SstT, whose translation MFSVLARMSLVTRIIIAIILGIGVALVFPGVAPYLSLLGDLFIKALKSVAPVLVFVLVLASIANFKVGHSANLRPIIIMYAVGMLLAAFSAVAVSIAFPSTLFLNLPANTDLQPPSSLIEIFKNLLLSFIANPVTAISEANFIGILAWAVALGTAFRHAKDSTKDLLNDTAHAVNSVIRLVINFAPIGIFGLVAVTFAETGLSTLASYAHLLAVLLGTMAFVALVINPLMVAVVTRSNPYPLVFQCLRESGITAFFTRSSAANIPVNLDLAKRLGVAESTASVAIPLGATINMAGASVTITVLTLAAVNTLGLNVDFTTMMILSVLATVSACGASGVAGGSLLLIPVACGLFGISSDISMQVVAIGMVISVLQDSTETALNSSTDVLFTAAVDRASK comes from the coding sequence ATGTTTTCTGTTTTAGCGCGAATGAGTCTAGTTACTCGAATTATTATTGCCATTATTTTGGGTATTGGTGTAGCCCTTGTTTTCCCAGGTGTTGCACCTTATTTGAGCCTGCTAGGCGACTTATTTATTAAAGCGTTAAAATCTGTCGCGCCTGTACTTGTATTTGTCTTAGTTCTTGCTTCTATTGCAAATTTTAAAGTTGGTCATAGTGCGAATCTGCGTCCTATCATCATCATGTATGCCGTGGGTATGTTACTGGCTGCTTTTTCAGCAGTTGCTGTCAGCATCGCTTTCCCAAGTACTTTATTCTTAAACTTACCTGCAAATACTGACTTACAACCACCAAGTAGCTTGATTGAAATCTTTAAGAACCTACTTCTGAGCTTTATTGCTAACCCTGTAACTGCTATTAGTGAAGCAAACTTCATTGGTATTTTAGCGTGGGCTGTGGCCTTGGGTACTGCATTCCGTCATGCCAAAGACTCAACCAAAGACTTACTCAATGATACTGCACACGCAGTAAATAGCGTGATTCGTTTGGTGATTAACTTTGCGCCTATCGGTATTTTCGGTCTAGTGGCAGTAACCTTTGCAGAAACAGGTTTAAGCACATTAGCAAGCTATGCACACTTATTGGCCGTCTTACTTGGCACAATGGCGTTCGTTGCCTTAGTCATCAACCCGCTTATGGTTGCTGTGGTAACACGTAGCAATCCATATCCTTTGGTATTTCAATGTTTACGTGAAAGTGGTATCACTGCTTTCTTCACGCGTAGTTCTGCTGCGAACATTCCTGTGAACTTAGATCTTGCAAAACGTTTGGGTGTTGCTGAATCTACAGCGAGTGTAGCCATTCCACTCGGTGCGACCATTAACATGGCCGGCGCCTCAGTGACTATTACTGTGCTTACACTGGCAGCAGTCAATACACTAGGTCTTAATGTCGACTTTACCACCATGATGATTTTATCTGTGCTTGCAACAGTTTCAGCTTGTGGTGCTTCTGGTGTTGCTGGTGGTTCTTTACTGTTGATCCCTGTTGCGTGTGGACTGTTTGGTATTTCATCTGATATTTCAATGCAAGTGGTTGCAATTGGTATGGTGATTAGCGTACTACAAGACTCTACTGAAACAGCATTGAACTCATCAACTGACGTATTATTTACAGCAGCAGTTGACCGCGCTTCAAAATAA
- a CDS encoding YoaK family protein: MPFQHLPLWIQLGAFFLAVNAGMINVLGLVTVLHQSVSHMTGNVSVLAMSLVHWQSESILYLLLVTLCYVIGSFYSGVILGNSHFRLGRRYGVPLSLVAFFIFLCWFFLPYFPRYALLWACVAMGVQNAMVSHYKGTIIRTTHLSGVLTDLGLAFGYRMRGLMVERRRVVLHLLILSGFLIGGLCASWMYPYLKLNSFLVPTALSLILSVVYWIIYFRYRRF, from the coding sequence ATGCCATTTCAACACTTACCACTTTGGATTCAACTGGGGGCATTCTTTCTTGCAGTGAATGCAGGAATGATTAATGTCTTAGGGCTGGTGACTGTTTTGCACCAGTCTGTTTCCCATATGACTGGTAATGTAAGTGTTTTAGCGATGTCGCTTGTACATTGGCAATCCGAAAGCATTTTATATTTGCTATTAGTAACGCTCTGCTATGTCATCGGTTCATTTTATAGCGGTGTAATTCTGGGAAATAGTCACTTTCGATTGGGACGCCGCTATGGCGTACCACTCAGTTTAGTGGCTTTTTTTATTTTCCTATGTTGGTTCTTTCTGCCTTATTTTCCGCGCTATGCTTTACTGTGGGCTTGCGTCGCAATGGGTGTGCAAAATGCCATGGTTAGCCATTATAAAGGCACCATCATTCGCACTACACATTTATCAGGTGTCCTTACCGACCTCGGCTTAGCGTTTGGTTATCGTATGCGCGGACTCATGGTTGAACGTCGGCGCGTAGTTTTACATCTTTTGATTTTAAGTGGCTTTTTGATCGGCGGACTCTGTGCAAGTTGGATGTATCCCTATTTAAAACTCAATTCTTTTTTAGTTCCAACAGCATTAAGCTTGATCCTTAGTGTTGTATATTGGATCATTTACTTTCGTTATCGTCGTTTTTAA
- a CDS encoding DUF2058 domain-containing protein — translation MVKNALQAQLLKAGLVDNKKAKKLSKQAVHEQRTGQSSEAEIKAKIAQDKQQKQAKDQAIELEKKAILQEKELKATIIQMITQHKIRDTNGDVTYQFIDDGKIKKQYINQQIYNALVAGSLVIARDHESYAFLPKALADRINAKLEGFIIVNNSETNEAVTDEEDPYAAYVIPDDLMW, via the coding sequence ATGGTAAAAAATGCATTACAGGCTCAGTTACTCAAAGCCGGTTTAGTTGACAACAAAAAGGCCAAAAAACTTTCTAAACAAGCAGTGCATGAGCAAAGAACAGGTCAAAGCAGTGAAGCTGAGATCAAGGCAAAAATCGCACAAGACAAACAGCAAAAACAGGCCAAAGATCAAGCTATTGAACTTGAGAAGAAAGCAATATTGCAAGAAAAAGAGCTCAAAGCGACGATCATTCAAATGATCACGCAGCATAAAATCCGGGATACCAATGGTGATGTGACCTATCAATTTATTGACGATGGCAAAATCAAAAAACAATATATCAATCAACAAATTTATAATGCCTTGGTGGCTGGGAGCCTCGTGATTGCACGTGATCATGAAAGCTATGCCTTTTTACCTAAGGCTTTAGCTGATCGTATTAATGCCAAACTTGAAGGCTTTATTATCGTAAATAACTCAGAGACAAATGAAGCAGTCACCGATGAGGAAGATCCGTACGCTGCGTACGTGATCCCTGATGATCTCATGTGGTAA
- a CDS encoding mechanosensitive ion channel family protein: MDNFHFIQSLKDWSDQYPWIEMLTGFCILILVAVLAYIIAKHVVVRGIRHLITKLKFANHDIMSQHSVIRRIANIVPAIVIMNGIVTVPHLSVKMVSFVQMAAQAFIFLTIALAIGELLNIFNLVYQRNPKSRNKPIKGYLQLIKLIIFIVCGLMILGTFLKKDVFTLLAGFGAMAAVLMLVFQNTILSLVASVQISSYDMVRIGDWIEMPSLNADGDVIDMSLHTITVQNFDKTFTTIPTNKLVTDTFKNWRGMSQAGVRRIKRSLYIDQSSVHFMSEAEQSKLKEFLLLDQYLDHKSTELVEFNQKLSNTSPCNQRRLTNIGTFRAYVELYLNQHPNISKHQSLIVRQLQPTEKGLPLEIYAFSNQIAWKDYEAIQSDIFDHLIAILPEFGLKIYQAPSGYDMQIAMSNP; this comes from the coding sequence TTGGATAATTTTCATTTCATACAGAGTTTAAAAGACTGGTCAGATCAGTATCCTTGGATCGAAATGCTGACAGGATTCTGCATACTCATTCTAGTGGCAGTACTGGCGTATATTATTGCCAAGCATGTTGTCGTTCGTGGTATTCGGCATCTCATCACTAAGCTAAAATTTGCCAATCATGACATTATGTCGCAGCATAGCGTGATCCGTCGAATTGCGAACATTGTCCCAGCAATCGTCATTATGAATGGTATCGTCACCGTTCCTCACCTGTCTGTGAAAATGGTCAGCTTTGTCCAAATGGCGGCACAGGCTTTTATTTTCTTAACCATTGCACTCGCGATTGGTGAATTACTAAATATATTCAATTTGGTTTATCAACGTAATCCAAAGTCTAGAAATAAACCCATCAAAGGCTATTTACAGCTAATCAAACTGATTATTTTCATCGTTTGTGGTTTGATGATCTTAGGGACTTTCCTGAAAAAAGATGTCTTCACCTTGCTGGCGGGCTTCGGTGCAATGGCGGCAGTGCTAATGTTGGTCTTCCAAAACACCATTTTGTCTTTGGTGGCTTCTGTTCAGATTTCATCCTACGACATGGTTCGTATTGGAGATTGGATTGAAATGCCATCTCTAAATGCAGACGGTGATGTCATTGATATGTCATTACATACCATCACTGTACAGAACTTTGATAAAACCTTTACCACGATTCCAACCAACAAATTGGTCACAGATACTTTTAAAAACTGGCGAGGTATGTCACAGGCAGGCGTACGTCGTATCAAACGCTCACTTTATATTGACCAAAGTAGCGTTCACTTTATGTCTGAAGCAGAACAAAGCAAACTTAAAGAGTTCTTATTATTAGACCAATATTTGGATCACAAAAGTACAGAGCTAGTTGAGTTCAATCAAAAACTGAGCAATACATCTCCTTGTAATCAGCGTCGTTTAACCAATATCGGGACCTTCCGTGCGTATGTTGAGTTGTACCTCAATCAGCATCCAAACATTTCAAAACACCAGTCTTTAATCGTACGACAGCTACAGCCGACTGAAAAAGGCTTGCCACTAGAAATTTATGCATTTAGCAATCAAATTGCATGGAAAGACTATGAAGCGATTCAGTCGGATATTTTCGATCATTTAATTGCCATTCTTCCCGAATTTGGTCTCAAAATTTACCAAGCGCCATCGGGATATGACATGCAAATCGCAATGTCAAACCCGTAA
- a CDS encoding ABC transporter ATP-binding protein, with product MFKWFEKRVDPYPEEGLNQPLPTTFFPFVWQAAKGVRGYLLILILFTAGAASFEALFYAKIGDLVNWLSKSQPETLLAEHGSNLVLLFCILLANILFASLQSIIKHQILFSTFPMRLRWRFHNLLLKQSLDFFHNDFAGRLSAKVMQTALAIREFWVILGDMLAYVLIYFVTVNLVLAAISPLLILPLLVWLALFICAANYFIPRLSKVSNEQADARAVMTGRVTDAYTNIQTVKLFAHAGRESLYAKASMQEFMVTVYKQMRLGAKYEISILFLNIVLYAGVLGTAVWLWMNGRVELGVIAAATAMILKLSSIAEFIMWQTSALFESVGTIQDGMKTLGRSITIQDKPDAKDLEVKQGVIEFKDVTFAYNSKNVIDNLNLRIQAGEKIGIVGRSGAGKSTLIQLLLHFYQLKQGEILIDGQNIEDITQDSLRRNIALVTQDTSLLHRSVAENIKYGRPNASDEEMYAAVRKAKAEEFIPQLTDLRGKSGYEAYVGERGVKLSGGQRQRIAIARVFLKDAPILILDEATSALDSEVEAAIQSSLDDLMQDKTVIAIAHRLSTIAQMDRLIVLDEGHIAEQGTHEELIQKNGIYAHLWQRQTGGFLTEQHPIKKKEA from the coding sequence ATGTTCAAATGGTTTGAAAAACGTGTTGATCCCTATCCAGAAGAAGGTTTAAACCAACCTTTACCGACCACGTTCTTTCCGTTTGTATGGCAGGCAGCTAAAGGTGTGCGTGGCTATTTGCTGATTTTGATTCTATTCACGGCTGGTGCTGCCAGCTTTGAAGCCTTGTTTTATGCCAAAATTGGTGACTTAGTGAACTGGCTCAGTAAAAGCCAGCCAGAAACACTATTAGCGGAACATGGTTCAAATTTAGTCCTGTTATTCTGTATTTTACTGGCCAATATTTTATTTGCCAGTTTACAGTCGATTATTAAGCACCAAATATTATTTAGCACTTTTCCCATGCGTCTGCGCTGGCGCTTTCATAATTTATTACTGAAGCAAAGTCTCGACTTTTTTCACAATGATTTTGCAGGGCGACTCTCCGCAAAAGTCATGCAAACCGCACTGGCAATCCGTGAGTTCTGGGTCATTTTGGGTGACATGTTGGCATATGTGTTGATTTATTTTGTCACAGTCAATTTGGTGCTTGCCGCTATTTCCCCACTCCTAATATTGCCTTTACTAGTCTGGTTGGCATTGTTTATCTGCGCAGCAAATTACTTCATCCCACGTTTGAGCAAAGTTTCAAATGAACAGGCTGATGCCCGAGCTGTGATGACTGGCCGTGTTACCGATGCTTATACCAATATCCAAACAGTAAAGCTTTTTGCCCATGCAGGACGTGAAAGCTTATATGCTAAAGCCTCGATGCAGGAGTTTATGGTCACCGTCTATAAACAAATGCGTTTAGGTGCTAAATATGAAATCAGCATCCTATTTTTAAACATAGTGCTTTATGCAGGTGTACTGGGTACTGCAGTTTGGTTATGGATGAACGGGCGAGTTGAACTCGGTGTTATTGCTGCTGCAACGGCTATGATTTTAAAACTGAGCAGTATTGCCGAATTTATCATGTGGCAAACCTCAGCACTTTTTGAAAGTGTCGGCACCATTCAAGACGGCATGAAAACTCTCGGTCGTTCAATCACGATTCAAGACAAACCTGATGCCAAAGATCTTGAGGTTAAACAAGGTGTGATTGAGTTTAAAGATGTCACTTTTGCATACAACAGTAAAAATGTCATCGATAATTTAAACCTACGTATTCAAGCTGGGGAAAAAATTGGGATCGTGGGTCGTTCTGGTGCAGGGAAATCAACACTGATTCAACTATTACTGCATTTTTATCAATTGAAACAGGGTGAAATTTTAATTGATGGACAGAATATCGAAGATATCACCCAAGACAGTTTACGTCGTAATATTGCATTAGTGACTCAAGACACCTCCTTGCTACACCGTAGTGTCGCAGAAAATATTAAATATGGCCGTCCAAATGCCAGTGATGAAGAAATGTATGCTGCTGTACGTAAGGCCAAAGCAGAAGAGTTTATTCCTCAACTGACTGACTTACGTGGTAAATCAGGTTATGAAGCCTATGTTGGTGAACGTGGGGTGAAACTTTCAGGTGGCCAACGGCAGCGTATCGCCATTGCTCGTGTATTCTTGAAAGATGCACCGATTCTAATTTTAGATGAAGCCACCAGTGCCCTAGACTCGGAAGTTGAAGCCGCAATTCAATCTAGCCTTGATGACTTAATGCAAGATAAAACGGTGATTGCGATTGCTCACCGTCTTTCAACCATTGCCCAAATGGATCGTTTGATTGTACTTGATGAAGGTCATATTGCAGAACAAGGCACACATGAAGAACTGATTCAAAAAAATGGTATCTATGCTCACCTTTGGCAGCGTCAAACAGGTGGATTTTTAACGGAACAGCATCCGATTAAAAAGAAAGAAGCCTAA
- a CDS encoding AraC family transcriptional regulator — MKTVSLRQDQGIPGVYGLLLLDVVSRWGYNAETLFSPFQLTSEQLAEPDFRIPVHTANELVKLASRLTGEPTLGYHLGTQMRISIHGFIGYAIMTTHDIGEALVLANRFIQLRMPFLQLFFSTFGEKATLQLRCDVDIEPLRTDIAISIIFGIVSMSKALTGIENLAGEIDFDFPEPEGFDRYRAKLPNHSVRFDQPHLLLSFDKHYLGFKMVNADPLASQIAINQCEAELSAMGERRRLSMRVRDILTHSEQHYLSIEHVADLLHMSDRTLKRQLAAESTSFSTIVDEVRYRHATSLLSRTDYSLEQIADELGYSDVANFSRAFKRWSGRSPSNWRKDPYL; from the coding sequence ATGAAAACAGTTTCACTTCGCCAAGATCAAGGAATTCCTGGTGTCTATGGCTTATTGTTGTTAGATGTTGTGTCTCGTTGGGGCTATAACGCAGAGACCCTATTTTCCCCTTTTCAACTTACGAGTGAACAACTCGCGGAGCCTGACTTTCGCATCCCCGTTCATACTGCCAATGAACTTGTGAAGTTGGCCAGTCGTCTCACTGGTGAGCCCACGCTTGGCTACCATCTAGGCACGCAAATGCGTATTTCAATTCATGGCTTCATTGGCTACGCCATTATGACAACTCATGATATTGGCGAAGCCTTGGTACTCGCTAACCGTTTTATTCAACTGCGCATGCCTTTTTTGCAGCTTTTCTTTTCCACCTTTGGGGAAAAAGCGACTTTACAATTACGCTGTGATGTCGATATAGAGCCGTTGCGTACCGATATTGCGATCAGTATTATCTTTGGTATTGTTTCGATGAGTAAGGCACTCACTGGCATTGAAAATCTGGCTGGGGAAATTGATTTTGATTTTCCAGAACCTGAAGGCTTTGATCGCTATCGTGCAAAGCTGCCTAACCATAGTGTTCGCTTTGATCAACCACATCTACTTTTGAGTTTTGATAAGCATTATCTAGGCTTTAAAATGGTTAATGCTGACCCACTTGCAAGCCAAATAGCCATTAATCAATGTGAAGCTGAACTCTCAGCCATGGGCGAACGTCGAAGATTATCGATGCGTGTTCGTGACATTTTGACGCACTCAGAACAACACTATTTAAGCATCGAGCACGTAGCAGACCTCTTACACATGTCTGATCGTACACTGAAACGCCAATTGGCTGCTGAAAGCACGTCCTTTTCCACCATTGTGGATGAAGTACGTTACCGTCATGCCACATCACTTTTATCACGGACAGACTACAGCTTAGAACAAATTGCGGATGAACTGGGATATAGTGATGTGGCGAATTTTAGCCGAGCCTTTAAGCGTTGGAGTGGACGTAGCCCGAGCAATTGGCGTAAAGATCCGTATTTATAG
- the gcvH gene encoding glycine cleavage system protein GcvH: MNHPSELKYASTHEWVRIEGDLVVTGISDHAQDALGDLVYVETPEVGQQITAGEQAGVVESVKTASDIHAPVSGTVVEINTNLEDDPDFVNDDPYGKGWIYKIKPDNIADVEQLLSSTAYEAGL, translated from the coding sequence ATGAATCATCCTTCAGAATTGAAGTATGCAAGTACACATGAATGGGTGCGTATTGAAGGTGATCTTGTTGTAACTGGTATTTCAGACCATGCACAGGATGCTTTAGGCGATTTAGTCTATGTTGAAACACCAGAAGTTGGTCAACAAATCACTGCGGGCGAGCAAGCAGGTGTAGTTGAATCTGTAAAAACAGCTTCTGATATTCATGCACCTGTTTCTGGTACCGTGGTAGAAATCAATACCAATCTGGAAGATGATCCTGACTTCGTCAATGATGACCCTTATGGGAAAGGTTGGATTTATAAAATTAAACCAGATAATATCGCAGATGTAGAACAGCTCCTTTCAAGCACGGCCTATGAAGCAGGTCTATAA